A portion of the Macaca mulatta isolate MMU2019108-1 chromosome 2, T2T-MMU8v2.0, whole genome shotgun sequence genome contains these proteins:
- the LOC714171 gene encoding large ribosomal subunit protein eL31 encodes MAPAKKGGEKKKGRSAINEVVTREYTINIHKRIHGVGFKKRAPRALKEIRKFAMKEMGTPDVRIDTRLNKAVWAKGIRSVPYRIRVRLSRKRNEDEDSPNKLYTLVTYVPVTTFKNLQTVNVDDN; translated from the coding sequence ATGGCTCCCGCAAAGAAGGGTGGCGAGAAGAAAAAGGGCCGTTCTGCCATCAACGAGGTGGTGACCCGAGAATACACCATCAACATTCACAAGCGCATCCATGGAGTGGGCTTCAAGAAGCGTGCCCCTCGGGCACTCAAAGAGATTCGGAAATTTGCCATGAAGGAGATGGGAACTCCAGATGTGCGCATTGATACCAGGCTCAACAAAGCTGTctgggccaaaggaattaggaGTGTCCCATACCGAATTCGTGTGCGGCTGTCCAGAAAACGTAATGAGGATGAAGATTCACCAAACAAGCTCTATACTTTGGTTACCTATGTACCTGTTACCACTTTCAAAAATCTACAGACAGTCAATGTGGATGATAACTAA